In the Phaeobacter sp. A36a-5a genome, one interval contains:
- a CDS encoding glutathione S-transferase family protein: protein MDRKLYSLCGEDRKRHYSPHVWKVIMALEHKNLKYNLVPVSFGDITAIEDGRFTSVPVLRDGETVLGESYDIARYLDETYTDTPNLFDGKGAIALTRFVESYCKTVLHPSLATIAVMDMHNLMSPDDQAYFRAARERRFGMPLEAMAEGADGERAALPEKLAPVRDLLGTQDWLSGTTPAYADYTLFGTLQWCNVCTSNPLLERDDIVGSWFERCLDLFGGIGRDPTRSS, encoded by the coding sequence GTGGACCGCAAACTCTATAGCCTTTGTGGCGAAGATCGTAAACGTCACTATTCGCCACATGTCTGGAAAGTCATCATGGCTTTGGAGCACAAGAATTTGAAATATAATCTTGTCCCTGTTTCATTTGGCGACATCACTGCTATTGAGGATGGTCGCTTTACCAGTGTGCCCGTCTTGCGTGATGGAGAAACGGTGCTGGGAGAAAGTTATGATATCGCTCGGTATCTGGATGAAACCTATACCGATACTCCCAATCTTTTTGATGGCAAGGGAGCGATCGCCCTGACCCGTTTTGTCGAAAGCTACTGCAAAACGGTCCTTCATCCCAGCCTTGCCACGATTGCTGTCATGGATATGCACAACCTGATGTCGCCCGATGACCAAGCCTATTTCCGCGCTGCCCGTGAGCGCAGGTTTGGCATGCCACTGGAAGCCATGGCCGAAGGCGCCGACGGCGAACGCGCAGCGCTGCCAGAGAAACTAGCGCCTGTCCGTGACTTGCTCGGCACGCAGGATTGGTTGTCAGGCACAACGCCTGCCTACGCCGACTACACGCTCTTTGGAACACTGCAATGGTGTAACGTCTGCACATCTAACCCGTTGCTCGAGCGTGATGATATCGTTGGCAGCTGGTTTGAGCGCTGTCTCGACCTCTTCGGCGGGATTGGTCGCGACCCGACCCGGTCCAGCTGA
- a CDS encoding acyl-CoA thioesterase: MSNKAFETPVEIRYRDTDSMGHVSSPVYYDYMQSAYLEYMHDLLELPKSEKLPHIMVKTSCDYISQALYGDNLVVCSRVVSFGGKSFEMEHVMHIDDADRRVVANAKSVHVMFDYGKQATYPVPDAFKEAVAAFQESA; this comes from the coding sequence ATGTCCAACAAAGCCTTCGAAACACCCGTAGAAATTCGTTACCGCGATACCGACTCGATGGGTCACGTCAGCAGCCCCGTCTATTATGACTACATGCAGTCGGCATATCTGGAATACATGCACGACCTCCTTGAGCTGCCCAAATCCGAGAAGCTGCCGCATATCATGGTCAAGACATCCTGCGATTACATCTCGCAGGCGCTCTACGGTGACAATCTGGTGGTCTGCAGCCGTGTGGTCAGCTTCGGCGGCAAGAGCTTTGAGATGGAGCATGTGATGCACATTGATGATGCAGATCGTCGCGTGGTCGCCAATGCCAAGTCTGTTCATGTCATGTTCGACTACGGCAAGCAGGCCACCTACCCCGTGCCGGATGCCTTCAAAGAAGCAGTTGCTGCGTTTCAGGAAAGCGCCTGA
- a CDS encoding acyl-CoA dehydrogenase family protein, giving the protein MNLEWTAEQQQTRTAFAAIGKMADRDELHLGRRAFDQRTWDRLTAAGLWRMIVPREYGGDGRDWWGFTAALEGLAATLRTPGMLLSVIAQAGMVRALDLYGSDSQKREYLGRILNGELSATAIADPDTGTDVRATSSLLTPGPNETFRLSGAKYNIAHAPVASFILVVCKLSDHGREGISLVLLDADSPGLNIGAQDRKLGNLDLPTGQMTFDDVPLHYGHLLGEPGAGLRNLVNIVSMGRLYYGLVAAWLIEPMLAEAFDFSKKRKTFDVPIIEHQYIQKKLTDIRIGTESAKWVSYAALHQLLSGAPEAAMTCSISKLVGADTIVEGAMELMKLYGSKGYHEGQVTTFLRDALAFCSVGGTEEMHRRNIFGQMTRLHAKARKVAEATTSKTLEPA; this is encoded by the coding sequence ATGAATTTGGAATGGACAGCCGAACAGCAGCAGACCCGAACTGCCTTTGCCGCGATCGGCAAAATGGCCGACCGGGACGAACTGCACCTTGGCCGCCGTGCGTTTGACCAGCGGACCTGGGATCGGCTGACCGCCGCAGGTCTGTGGCGGATGATCGTACCACGCGAATATGGTGGCGATGGCCGAGACTGGTGGGGCTTCACCGCTGCGTTGGAGGGGCTTGCCGCCACTCTGCGCACCCCTGGCATGTTGCTTTCGGTGATCGCCCAGGCAGGCATGGTGCGGGCGCTCGATCTTTACGGCAGCGACAGCCAGAAGCGCGAATATCTGGGCCGAATCCTCAATGGAGAGCTGAGCGCTACCGCGATTGCTGATCCGGATACTGGCACCGATGTACGTGCGACCTCCTCCTTGCTGACCCCCGGCCCGAATGAGACATTCCGTCTGAGCGGGGCAAAATACAATATCGCACATGCGCCGGTCGCGAGTTTCATTCTTGTGGTCTGCAAGCTGAGTGATCACGGCCGTGAAGGTATCTCATTGGTCCTGCTGGATGCCGACAGCCCCGGCCTCAATATTGGCGCACAGGATCGCAAGCTTGGCAATCTGGACCTGCCGACCGGTCAGATGACTTTTGACGATGTTCCGCTGCACTACGGCCATCTTCTGGGAGAACCGGGAGCCGGGCTTCGCAATCTGGTCAATATCGTCTCGATGGGGCGCCTCTACTACGGGTTGGTGGCGGCCTGGCTCATCGAACCGATGCTTGCCGAAGCCTTTGATTTCTCTAAGAAACGCAAAACCTTCGACGTGCCGATTATCGAACATCAATACATCCAGAAGAAACTGACGGATATCCGTATCGGCACGGAAAGTGCAAAATGGGTGTCCTACGCTGCCCTGCACCAGCTGCTGAGCGGTGCGCCTGAGGCCGCGATGACCTGCTCGATCTCGAAACTGGTCGGTGCAGATACGATCGTGGAAGGCGCAATGGAGTTGATGAAGCTCTATGGCAGCAAAGGCTACCACGAGGGCCAGGTGACCACATTCCTGCGGGACGCACTGGCCTTTTGCAGCGTTGGCGGCACCGAGGAAATGCACCGTCGCAACATATTTGGCCAGATGACGCGGCTGCATGCAAAAGCCCGGAAAGTCGCAGAGGCTACGACGTCGAAAACTCTAGAGCCCGCATAG
- a CDS encoding prephenate dehydratase encodes MDLQIENSINDDYIPQSETFGWVKQIHTLGPTGTNCERAALSWALRRCHGASVKLHRTMEQAAESVACQDGAVLVGVVAYPHLHSIIYAHIQKMKLLDVFIMNTDNMVLASRTGAEPMTCATHPAPEKLLPATVERRFVSSNVIAARDCAAGNVDGCITTLCAAEKFGLSILRKFGPVPMGFTIHGPLEKRACQDCTQHA; translated from the coding sequence ATGGATCTCCAAATCGAAAACAGCATTAACGATGATTATATTCCGCAATCTGAAACCTTTGGTTGGGTTAAACAGATCCATACGCTTGGCCCTACCGGAACGAATTGTGAGCGAGCGGCTCTTTCCTGGGCATTACGTCGGTGTCACGGCGCGTCGGTTAAATTGCACCGGACGATGGAACAGGCCGCTGAGAGTGTAGCCTGCCAGGACGGAGCTGTATTGGTCGGGGTTGTCGCCTACCCCCATCTCCACTCCATCATCTACGCACACATCCAGAAAATGAAATTGCTGGATGTATTTATCATGAATACCGACAACATGGTTCTGGCCTCCCGCACCGGGGCTGAGCCAATGACCTGCGCGACCCATCCTGCGCCCGAAAAACTGCTCCCGGCCACGGTTGAGCGACGCTTTGTCTCCAGCAATGTCATCGCGGCACGCGACTGCGCGGCGGGCAATGTCGACGGCTGCATCACCACGCTTTGCGCGGCCGAGAAATTCGGCCTTTCCATCCTGCGGAAATTCGGCCCCGTCCCGATGGGCTTCACAATCCACGGCCCGCTGGAAAAGCGGGCCTGCCAGGATTGCACCCAACACGCCTGA
- a CDS encoding LysR family transcriptional regulator yields the protein MDISQLKTFVTVAREGSITRASELLFRSQPAVSAHIKTMEDTLGLTLFQRTPRGMSVTIDGQRLLVEARQLLDNHQKFLEEASRLRGRLAGQLRVGAGRNLGSTEVSRLLADLSKNFPDLEVALQHGTSSSVLDDIRNGRLDAGFFIDPDEAQNDLETLEISRFSVYLAAAPDLVPPGPDLDWDKLAAMPWIYPTYSSCCGRIAERLFKENRIQPARIINVDDETITRALIASGAGIGLVHVSSAGTEPPTGEIALLREVRKSTRVLFAHLANRTQDPIISAVRDLLDTDRMAISA from the coding sequence ATGGATATCAGTCAACTCAAGACCTTTGTCACAGTGGCAAGGGAAGGCAGTATCACGCGCGCGTCCGAGCTGTTGTTTCGCAGTCAACCGGCCGTCAGCGCCCATATCAAAACGATGGAAGACACGCTGGGCCTGACACTATTCCAGCGTACACCGCGCGGGATGAGTGTCACCATCGACGGACAGCGGCTTCTGGTAGAGGCCAGGCAGCTGCTTGATAATCATCAGAAATTTCTGGAAGAGGCCTCCCGGTTGCGTGGGCGTTTGGCCGGCCAGCTGCGAGTCGGCGCCGGGCGCAACCTGGGGTCGACCGAGGTGAGCCGCCTGCTCGCTGATCTTTCAAAGAACTTTCCAGATCTCGAAGTTGCCCTGCAACATGGCACATCTTCAAGTGTGTTGGACGATATCCGCAATGGTCGCCTGGATGCAGGTTTCTTTATCGACCCTGACGAAGCCCAGAATGACCTTGAAACCCTCGAAATATCACGTTTCAGCGTCTACCTTGCGGCCGCTCCTGATCTGGTCCCGCCGGGTCCGGACCTTGACTGGGACAAGCTGGCGGCTATGCCTTGGATCTACCCCACTTATAGTTCGTGTTGTGGACGCATCGCGGAGCGCCTGTTTAAGGAAAACCGCATTCAACCCGCCCGGATCATCAATGTCGATGATGAGACTATTACACGCGCCTTGATCGCAAGCGGTGCTGGCATCGGTCTGGTTCACGTCAGCAGCGCAGGAACCGAACCCCCGACTGGAGAGATCGCTCTGCTGCGAGAAGTCCGCAAATCGACACGCGTTCTCTTCGCTCATCTCGCCAACCGCACTCAAGACCCCATCATCAGCGCCGTTCGCGATCTGCTGGATACAGATAGGATGGCCATCTCGGCCTGA